The DNA region GGTGGAGGTCATAAGTACaccattataaaagaaaaatcaaaagtCCCTGCCGATCCGATatgtgcaaaaatatttattcaaggtcaaatgttCAACATATCGGTTTTTTGCATTTTTCTCGTAAACGGCAAATGTTATCGCAAAATAGGTTAGACAATAGGTGTGGATCAAGTAATCATCTACAAAAATAGTGATATTCCAGATACATCGCGATATCAATTCATGGATGGAAAAGTCAAATTCTATATACGTAATATGCACGCATTTTCGCATCGACTATGAGGTAGTAAGGCGTAACGAGGCGCATTTTTAACGTAGTTTCACCGGTAGGTATAATCTATGGATATACCTACCGGGGTGTTACTTAGTTCTCTTAGATGGCGAATGCGATTATAAAATCTATGCATTTTACTCTAAGCGAATTATTGCAAACTTACCgttatttttgtcaatttgaGTGTTTGGTGGTTTGACTATTTGGGTGTTTGGTGATTATTCCAAGAGGCTATTCCAGTGCGTGTGGAGGATACATATCAGACATAATTTAATCCAAAATTTATAGACTAGACTTACGATGTTTTCTGTGCACAAGTCGAAATATAAGTAGAAGGCACATGTAAACTAAAATATCTACTCAACATTTATCACGAAGACTATAATAACTTCTTCTAGTCATTATGCTCCATAAAAGATAAAACCACGTTGTgtaccaattttataaaataataaattttgtcgaataaataaacacgaataataataggttttaataaataataacaataataatataaaattattcctcTTTAGTATGTTCATCGACAGTTTCCAACTTAACTGGTGCTTCTTCTTTCTTTGTTTCGCTCTTTTCTTCGTTGATTGCATTTGTTTCCGCGGGAGCTTCTACATCTGGTAACTCTACTTCGAGGGGGACTTTGGCAATAGAGTATAGAGTCACGTGACCATTTTTCTCAGAAGTACTCGTCTCCTTGATTTCGACTATTGCACTTCTCACGAGTAAAATGACGTAGACATTgaacactataaaaaataataagaaatatatatttattattattaactttaataatacacTCAATCAAGTGcgtttatttcattcattaccACATAAATAATGACggctaacaaataaaatatataattgttaaggCACATTATTAATACCATCCTTTATAAAATAGacgaaaaatttaaatcaaaattcatAATATAGAATAACTATAAAAAGAAAGTTAACACAACAACTCAAAggaatcaatataattatgcgTATTCACTATTCAGTCTACTctttagttttttaaaagttGTTTACCCATATTTCCAATAAGAACCAGTTTGGTTAACATCGACACAGCTGCTATGATCATGGAGTACACCAGAACTGCGGTCACAATGGCGGCGATCATGAAGTACACATACGCGCGCAGGAGTATTATGTCGTTCTTGAAATAatcagaaataaattattagtgttaTTCTTCTCAAAtatgtaagttttataataagttaatcaGTTTATTGCTTATATGCACAAAAGTAAACCTGGGAACATTTAAAAGATTAACAAAAATTCCCATGTTCGAAATATttagatgtttaaaattaagaatctTCCtaaaatcgccaatgcgccaccaaccttgagaactatgaTGTGATATCCCTTGTTCTTGTAttcttcaaatcagaacacaacaatctAGTATTACAGCTTGCCGGAGAATATATAATGAgccggtggtacctacccagatgaacTTGCACAACGACGTATCATCAAGTACTGTGTTCAGCGTAAGGGATCAGCAGCGGATTggatatcaaaatttatttacttacacgGTACATTCCACACAGTAGCAACACACTGAACGCTAACTCGCACGAATACGCCATAATTCCAATAGCCTTAGACGCATTGTCTTCTAAAAACATTTCTTGGACTTCCATTAAAGGAGGTGTGATACCTCCATCCGCTGTTCCCACCAAAGATAAAacctataaatgtaaatttaaattacagatgaacaaaaatatcaataagcGCCAGCTATAGGTGACACCTtgacataatttgtaatatgagaaggttataaaattaacatttttataaaggtACCGCCTGGTAATGTTTCGCTGTTGGACTAAGGGCTCCTCTCGATTTGAAGAGAAGGGTTAGAGCTTACTTTATTTTCACCTGCTTCAATTGAGGATCATCGTGTGGCAATTTTTTGACACATGCAATTTCCTCATGCTTTTCTTCACTGTCCATTACGCGATGAATTAAGCACATCTGGTCTGAACCCGCACTCATCAATTTTCGATTTCTTATTCTTTTGtcgtcataattatattacgataacattaaatcaattaaCTCTTAATATTAACTGACTCATTTTACGAATACTATTACATTTCATTTAGAAAATAGCATatagaaaatcaaataaaacaataaagttaaaatacaacaaaaattgTGGCACTGGAAGTGTCTGACGAATATTTAAGTCCGTTTGTCTTACTCTACCTTAAGGTTTAAGAAAGAAAGCTAGGAGGATCATCAAAACTTACcgctacaaataaattaaaatatcctaTAACGAGCACGCCTACTCTTATGGGCGCTAAGCAACAGCAtctatctaatttaaaattaattatagcgGATTTCGCGTACTCGTATGCCTTATCCATTATCACGACACAACGTTCGTCCACCACTGTTAACGTAAAATGTCCGAAAATAAACGCAAAAACATTCACCATAATTAGGAAACGCTTATTGAAAAggtcaattaaaaatttattgggCGCctgctataataattaaagcgcGTTGTCCAGTACTGTTTAAAAATTGCAGTATGCCATGCGTGttaaataatacctatttttGTTTAGATCATGgtcatttatctattttttttaaagaaaaatatgtatttataaaacttttcttttaataataaaatgttaagtcgttttttttattattattattctagtaTATTCTAGACTTATGTCATTATTATTCTGGTTTAGTTAATTTAGTTAACATCgagaaaataaaacacaaatatgtaaacttcaaaatattataatattttcaggtTCTTTAATCcaacaaataataatgtgaagaaattaaaaacaaatatttataaatcattttttacacCAGTTCTTAACTACTTAAGACCGAAATTATACAACCGAATCcaaaaaaattatgttgattTTATTCTCAAGAAAAAACATATGAGTAAAATACAACCTATGTACCAAATATATAAGAGGTATCATAATTTTAAGAACAAACAACGAAATTTTAAgggaataacaaataatattacattttacttatttttttacaaatgtgttttcattaaaatgaataataaggcagtgacatttataaaattgcatTCGTTTTTTATTCGTTATTGGGACAAGGCACTGAAAAATTAATCCTacgcatttaaaatgtatatttttgctaACCTTTGGGTCCGTTTAATTTTTACCAGCACCTTTTTAGCGGAAGAAAAACTAAACAGCTAATAGAAATGGTAGAAATagacaactttattttttataagaaataacgtAACAATAGAgaaagattaatttttaaaaaaaggatatacatatgtcaatatttaaagttaaggtATTACTAAGAGAGTTGATAGGATTTTTAAAACTAAGTATTCAGgtattttcaaattatctaTTGCTTAACGAAATATTTGTCTAAATAAAGACTATTATTTACCCAtttgtcaatataaatattggtataatgtgatatttgatatattgaaatttatcttGGCaacattataaattctaatttattttatacaatatcttCAAATATCTCTCGAATTGTgaccattttatatatttccataattgaaaatactgtaaatttcaaaatttaacatgaaaataaaacatgattaCTTCATCAGGGCATGAACTACGGCGTTTGCGTTTAACGCTTTCAAATCTGTATAAGTTTGTCCCGTACCAACAAATACTATGGGCTGTCCGGTGATATATGTCATAGAAATAGCCGCTCCAACTTTATCATCAATGGTATCAAACTTCGTCAGCACAATCCCGTCGATCACATGAGGATTGGAAGACGAGCTGTGGTCTGCCAGTGCTTGGTTGAATTTGACTAATTGATCAACCGCCTCGTTTCCGACTAACGCTTCTCCCACGAACAGGACTAGGTCTGGCTCATTGACTTTAATGAGTTTGGCCAAAGCTCTCATGAGTGGCTCGTTGTCCTGCATACGACCCGCCGTGTCGATTAGTACGACGTCTATTTTAGAGTCGGCGGCGTACTTGATGGCTTCCATTGCGATTCCCGCTGCGTCCTTACctgttttcataaatttatgttaatttcgtaattttattatataatatgggTCTcgtgatttatttacatttaaatgtaacactacattttttaacattacagaACATAAGCCTATCTCaggagaatatatttttttttattgtgtgaaattttattttatgagaaatatatcttttaatgaCTAAATATGTCTATGTTTACGTATTGAATAATACGTTTGGGGTACAAACATATAGAAACAATTTTAGTGCTTTCAAGTTAGTTTAGTTACGGAACTAACCGGTGTAAAAATCTATTAACTTTAATAGAATAGTGGCTTGGCCAAGAACTGGCTCAAGACTCACGTATAGTTTATGGTAATGTAAAGAgggcgcgtgtgtgtgtgtgtgtgtgtgtgtgcatgtGTGCGAGAGTGCGTGCTCACCGTAGCCCTTCTCGTAGAGGTGCACGGAGCCGGCGTGCAGCGCGTCGAGGCGGCGCACGTGCGTGCGCAGCTGCTCCACGGCGCCCGCGCGGAACGTGTCGCACGCCGCGATCAGCACCGACAGCTTGTTCTCGATCAGCCAGAAGCAGATCTTGGCGAGGTTCGTGGACTTGCCGACGCCGTTTACCTGAAACATAGCTTGCACTTAGCTCTTTCGATACCTTCTTGATTaatacttcaaatattttttttaaaaaggaataCAGATGGTCTACGTATTGTTTCTTGGGGCACTTCTCTATTTATATAGATCATGTACATTTTGctagaaaaatatttccaacattacgttattaataaaagagaatcaataatattaaatttaaattgatgacAAATGATGATGATTCGTATCACAAAAGGCCTTTactaaattttctattataaaatataaagttacccCACAAAAGGCCATCACGTAGGGTCGTCCCTGCTGCTTCGCGTGCAAACAGTCGCGCAGGATGTCCACACGTCGCTTGGGAGACAGGATTTGCACCAGCGCCTCCGTTATCGTCGCCTTCACCGTGCGGGCTACACTATCGAATGTACCGAGCACCTGGAaagaatcatttaaaatatagcatTGGAACTTTTATGACTTGAGACAAATTTTCCATTTTTTCAATTGTTATCACCACAGCGGTAACCATCGAACTTCGAACGgaacatattcaaattttaacatGAATATCTCAAATAATTCAAGCAACTtgcacttaaattttaattgaaaaaataatgtaaaaaacagagttatgttatattataagccaaattaaatcttttgaataagaaaatattataatataatatacctttCCTTCAAGCTTGGCAGAAACGGAGTCACAAAGTTTGTTAGCGATATCAGCGGCGACGTTCTTGCCTATAAGATGATCGCGCATCTTGTCCAACACCGGTCGCATGGTTTCTTCTGACAGAGCCTTCGAACCCACCAGACCTTTATTTggaaattaaattgtttctatTAGAGTACTGTGCATGTTAGGCAACCTAGACCTGTCATCATGTTTGGACCGGAATGCAACCGGACGTTAAGAAGAAGTATGAAAAGAAATTACATGTAGCAGAGATGATGATGTTGTTGTTGTGGAGTAAAGAGAATGTATAGAATAAGAAACGAAAGGAGAAGAGAAATAGAAAAAGTATATAAGAGGAAGTCTAAAAGTAGCGCCAATAACAGAGAAAGTTAAAGGAAACCGTTTAAGTTGGTATGGACATGGGAGACGGAGACACACGTGATTTAAAGACTAATCATGAGCGTGGATGGATAGATGGCAAGAAAAGGGTTGAGAGAGATGGGTGTGAACTATCAGATGATATACgagtatacaatataataataataaaggagaATGGAAGGAATAGACATGCTGGGCCGACCCCAAATATTTTGGGACAAGGGAAGGAAAAATAAGACGACATATTAGGCAATCTATTCACACTAACGCACAATAGTCACGCATGTCTGTGCCAATTTTCTGTATGGAGGACAGAAGTAGGGTAGTcttataacaacaataaaaacctTGTTTGAATTATAGAAGACGACACTGACAGCTAGTCAGTTATATAGCTGTTTGCCAGGAGATAGAGATAATTGTGTTCATCtatgagattatttatattttcctgaagaataaatatataccatacctttaaatatactaaacatGCCCCCACTCTTCTTAGGACTGGAATGTGTCTGCTCAACTTCGTCCTCGCTACTGCTTTCGTCGGACTCCACCTCCAAGTCACGGATAGCGCCGGCCATTTGACCAAGTAACTAGTGattaagacaaataaaatagtaaaatttattaaattgatcatGTGATTGGAAGTGGTGTATGGGAGCGTTGTGGTGGGGATGCGTATTGGTGTGTGGTTGCGGAGTATGGCGTCACGTGTGTGGTAAAGTGGTGGGGGGTACCTGCGTGTCGGGCGCGTGGTCGGCGTAATCGGCGAGCGCGGCGTCCTTGTCGCTGCTGAAGTCGAGCGAGGGCAGGTCGCGCGTGCCGCCGCCGAGCTCCCACACGCGGGGCTTCTTCACGCGCTCCTGCGTTGTCTTCGGACTCTTCGGAGACTTTCTAATGATCGAATACCAAACTTGATATAATTCAAACAGCTTTTTTACTTTCTTTACTAATTGCTAATCAGGGTAACCCTGGGTGCCCACACCTATAGCCGGCCCTGTTGTTAGCCTTCCATACGAGACACTCCTCTCCTTAGTCTATGTCCTTTTCAGTACCCCTGACAACGACTgagcaaaattatattattaatagataagcATTATATTACGTCGCGATCTGGTTCTTTTTAACTGAagagtttttattgtttttaaaacaatgtgaaataaataataaacatattaattccTGATTCATGCACTTACTTCGTATCCTTCTTGGTCTTAGCGGAAAGTTTTTGAGCGAGCTTGGCTCTGTTCGCAGCTATGACGTCGTCATCGGCTTCTGGAGATTCCTCTACTTTGCCGTTAGGAATGCTCTTGTTTTCTACTATCTTAACTGCAAAGATATGGAAAAAACTTATCTTAGAAAAACATTCACTTACAAAACCAAGAGCCCATCATAGCCCGGAGCCGTCCCACGGCTGAATAAAGGTCATCTCGCTTAAATTAGGGATATATGTATCTTAGAGTTTTAACAGTCACATGTATGTTTCctaacgatattttcctttacgaGCATGTAATGAATTATGAACTCAAATTAAACACgcattctttaaaattattttgtaagaaaatatgCAACATGACGTGTGACTTATTTCAGAAAACtcgaccatttttttttttttttttttattgcccgggagggcaaatgactctgctccacctgatggtaagtggtagtagagtccaaacgcgacgacggctagtgcagttgggaaaggtgatctgctctagccgcccccgccttgccggcccgcaagatgcctcttcacgcctcgcttgaaggaacccaggtcataagtgcgacaaagaaaagagttgccaaatttctttgtacgcgatggaattgatgtcacagttaggcggtgacatcgagaaccagcacgcgtggacttgtgaaggaaaggggaagcaggaataagggagaatagttcctctgagcattcgccgtgacacattcgatagaaagcgctgagtgccgctatctctcgacgcaattgtaatggctcgagggtgttggtgacctttacatcgccaataatgcgaaccgcacgtcgctgcaaccgatccaaggcctccagtaggtacttagcggagccatcccagaggtgcgagcaatattcaacgcaggaccgtacctgtgttttatacagcaggagcagttgagcaggcgtgaaaaaacgccgcaccttgttcaggactccgagtttacgtgaggctgtttttataacagcctcgatgtgatcctttggattgaggtcgcaccgaacgtcgattcccagtatggcgactttgctatgtatctccagcgtggtgccacagagggaaggaggaggggaaaatggtgactttttcgctgtgagagcgcacacctgtgttttcttggcgttaaactcaacaagattgtcagagccccatttggcgatgagtcctaacgtcctatcgatctcaacaacaagatccctccgtctctcctcagtttccgcccgtccagccgctgcgcgtccgtggtatcccccgtgcactgtactgtcatctgcatagcaatgtatgttcccgagagagagcatatcattgatatgcagaagaaagagcgtgggggatatcacagacccctgggggactccagcattcactacatgggattttgaagcgcaaccatcaactagaacgcgaaggctgcgcttgtgtaggaagctagcaatccaggtgcagagctgaaccggcagaccgtatgccggcagcttggagagaagacttctgtgccagactctgtcgaaagccttggagatatcgaggctgacggccaacgactctccacgcttatcgatagcttcaccccagaggtgtgttacgtacgctagaagatcacctgtggaccgttttggtcgaaacccgtactgacgatcattaattagacagtgatcttctaggtaatggatcagttggttgtttaagatccgttccatcaccttacaaagaactgaggtgatagctattggccgataatttgccgggtcagatcgatccccttttttgggaaccgcttgcacattagcttctctccaagaatccggcacacatcctgtagaaagagacagctggaacaggcgcgttaacacaggagacagctccgctgcacacttcatcagcactatggctggtattccatcgggaccgctagctttccgcacatcaagtgattgtagctctgcacgtacatcacgttgcctgattttgatgtcaggcatcgtgtagccacatgaaggaattgttggtggcagcgcactacaatcattgattacggaattatccgcaaagagttttgccagaagatcagctttctcctgcggactgtgagctagcgatccgtccggatacctgagcggtggcagcgaaggttgacagaaattgctttgcacagatttggtcagacgccagaagctacgggagcctctaggatgtgaaataaggtcatggccaaaccgcgcaatgcgctgtgcatccgctcttgtgtatgccttcctacaagacttggaagttttattgtaggttgctttcagtgagtcaatgttagatgccccactaacgcagccattgatccacgcgcgatatgccgcctgcttagaagacacagcatcggcacattcgcgagtgaaccaacggttacgcgtacccttactggcgaggtctgagttaggaatgtagtattccatccccaacaggatctcaccagcaatagcagcggcgctagctgtcgggtcattctcactgaagcaacgctccttccaagggactgacgcatagtaatcgcgcaaaccgtcccaatctgccgacttatagtgccaaatgcgacgtttgcttaccgttggtggcggcagcttggcctgtggcactttggtagatatcaggcagtgatccgaagaaccaagtggagcccgaacctcaacctgatattccaccgggtggctagtcagcagaaggtccagtagggaaggcgcttgcccgtcaatgtctgggatcctggtgggctgatcaaccaactgggtcaagtcatgcgtgagagcgaaagcatgggcagtccttcccgcatggtcagttttggaggacttcaaccatgattcatggtgagcgttaaagtcccccaaaaacaccagttccgcgttaggaaactgctcttgcgcagcatctgccacccgactaagatggtcaaatagttggcttgtctccaagtcaccattgtgggatctgtagaggcacacgtagacccgactctgacgaaccaagtccacacgtaccactaacagggagaaggaagggtcctccaagcagcgcagacggtgacaacaaacatccgtcctgacgaacaagcatactccggctttcgctttgaaggattcttcaagcatgtagccgggataattaaggtagccggtatcgacaggacggagtatttgagtctccgtcagaaacaacattgctggccgtgctgtctcgagatgatggtggacagcattgaggttagcgtggagtccacggatgttaacgaactcaacctcaaacagcgtgggaatggtgggggtgtgcaccgctgtacgaccgtcatttcttttatgcactgtcatggatagggggaaaaaagaggaagagacgtgaagcgagcgatgcgttgccacgataaggacggtcaaagtgtggagctgtgtttccccaataagttgccagaagagaaaataaactgacccgccgggcggaagggcccccgaaccctcccggtagtggccgccgggaccccaccgtccggtcaccaaccggcacgacggtccacaccgggattatgcgtggcctggtggggcagcctcgcgagctggttaggaacgcttgggcccctgtactctgccacgggcggccagcggaacaaccgtttctacgggtctccctgaccggcgggtcaatatactttcctccagcattggttcaacagcaacatccaccggaccaacacttatcgcgacaatgcgcgctcgggcactggctgtacgccggctgatctcgaaacgcggctgcaagcagccacttcacgagtgtttcaccatgcgtacggtggtaacaagccaggcggatgattgacatcctaccaccagatgagcagatggtcgctcagatgtcccttagtcgcctcttacgacacccatgggagagagaggggcagtgaattgtattcttactccgtcactgcacggaaAGAACCATGTAATCATGTTGCGTTATCACGTCAATCATTGCTGTGACATTACATATAAAGGCTATGTTAACTGAATTATGTTTACGTGTGATTTTCTATGGTCGTATGAACAATGAATTGGCAAGAATTAAACATTTCAGTCAGCCAGTCAGTCAGATCGTCTTACTGACAGACTGACTGAATCTAATAAGCTTTACTAGGTTGTAGCAAAATCTTtgtttcaagtttatttttaattgtgtagCATTCTTGTATAATTTTCCGATTACATTGCCGACGTGCGCCAAGTGTCAGTCAACTGATCGAATACATATCAGATACAGTCATACTTATTCCAAtacatatagtattaaaaaaaatcagggTTGTTATGGGTATGTCATTACGGATCTTTATGTGGAtatgtgaataataataattttactacatACCAATTTTATTTACCGGTTTCAGATACGATTCGAAATTGTAAAagagaaaattacaaataacagtttgagtttattttttggcTTAAATTTGGCATTAGGTATAAATCTCTTTAAGTATAACACTATGcaagcaaaatatataataatttttttttatcagatttACGTTTACGGTAGACCCTTACCCTACACAAGCGAAGCCGAGACATACAGCTGGTAATTTccgcaataaagtttttatcagcaattaaattcgatattcacaatataattatatttttacttataataatactatactgTTTCcgtttttatcataattaaataagtattatttttcttgtgtttgctttaatattttttgtttagtttaatttctgtttattcttataaaaacatacatttgaaatttcctttattatattaagtatctgTGGAAACGTTATTGTTTTCTGTATAACTAAATGTAAAAACATCATGTAGAGtaatacattgtttattttccttaattactataaaaaaatatgccatGACTTAAGAACAAATTTActgcttttattaattattttttacattatctaatatttcgtagaaattaaataacacaGAAATTTACTAAAAACTTGAAAGTGTTCTTACCATATTGCTATATGTTGTGTTTCGAATAGCATTATAATAAACACTATTACATGATCGCATCaaagtatacatatttttaaatattttcaaagtatacatatttttcattctATATTCAAGTTCCAATTGGATGTTCATAGCTTGGACTGGACAATGTCTGTCGGGTCAGCTAGTTATTGATAAAGATAATCATTTGAAACAAACAGAACCTTAATTAACAGCATTCTTTATGTAAATTGTacatgaaaaagagtaactactaagtttctcgCTGGTACTTTTCAGTGGAATCTACATTCTCAatcagtttaaaatttaaattaaccttGGAAAATTTGCAGCAGCTTTACAAGTAAATACtaacattattacataaatgtaattaattattcatgtgTCAAAAAAAGTTGCAGTCGTGTGAGTGgtgtaatgttatattataatttaggttATCTACCTGATTTTTTGCTCTTTTCTTCTCCTTTACGTTCTATCATTGATGCCACAGTCTTTTTTGACTTCTGCGAGTCTTCAAATGTCCTCATTTGCTTTGGAATCTTAGCTTGTGATTtggctaaaatataaatttgataaataaaagaaagagTTAAAGTAATAAcatgtttttcaataatatatatatatatatatatatatatatatatatatatatatatatattcactaattgcttgttaaatcaaaaaataaattagtatgcACTGCT from Vanessa atalanta chromosome 14, ilVanAtal1.2, whole genome shotgun sequence includes:
- the LOC125068812 gene encoding uncharacterized protein LOC125068812, translating into MDKAYEYAKSAIINFKLDRCCCLAPIRVGVLVIGYFNLFVAVLSLVGTADGGITPPLMEVQEMFLEDNASKAIGIMAYSCELAFSVLLLCGMYRNDIILLRAYVYFMIAAIVTAVLVYSMIIAAVSMLTKLVLIGNMVFNVYVILLVRSAIVEIKETSTSEKNGHVTLYSIAKVPLEVELPDVEAPAETNAINEEKSETKKEEAPVKLETVDEHTKEE
- the LOC125068782 gene encoding signal recognition particle receptor subunit alpha homolog, with the protein product MLDLFSIFSKGGIVLWCFQSTSEIFSPSVNALIRNVILQERSGNNTFNHNALSLQYKLDNEFELVFVVAYQRILQLSYVDKFLNDIHLEFRDKYKNELQGGRHNMDFDFKTTFDNVLKQCEHWAKSQAKIPKQMRTFEDSQKSKKTVASMIERKGEEKSKKSVKIVENKSIPNGKVEESPEADDDVIAANRAKLAQKLSAKTKKDTKKSPKSPKTTQERVKKPRVWELGGGTRDLPSLDFSSDKDAALADYADHAPDTQLLGQMAGAIRDLEVESDESSSEDEVEQTHSSPKKSGGMFSIFKGLVGSKALSEETMRPVLDKMRDHLIGKNVAADIANKLCDSVSAKLEGKVLGTFDSVARTVKATITEALVQILSPKRRVDILRDCLHAKQQGRPYVMAFCGVNGVGKSTNLAKICFWLIENKLSVLIAACDTFRAGAVEQLRTHVRRLDALHAGSVHLYEKGYGKDAAGIAMEAIKYAADSKIDVVLIDTAGRMQDNEPLMRALAKLIKVNEPDLVLFVGEALVGNEAVDQLVKFNQALADHSSSSNPHVIDGIVLTKFDTIDDKVGAAISMTYITGQPIVFVGTGQTYTDLKALNANAVVHALMK